The following proteins are co-located in the Neofelis nebulosa isolate mNeoNeb1 chromosome 18, mNeoNeb1.pri, whole genome shotgun sequence genome:
- the GET4 gene encoding Golgi to ER traffic protein 4 homolog, which produces MAAAAMAEQESARNGARNRGGVQRVEGKLRASVEKGDYYEAHQMYRTLFFRYMSQSKHTEARELMCSGALLFFSHGQQNSAADLSMLVLESLEKAEVEVAADLLENLAKLFSLMDPNSPERVAFVSRALKWSSGGSGKLGHPRLHQLLALTLWKEQNYCESRYHFLHSADGEGCAHMLVEYSTSRGFRSEVDMFVAQAVLQFLCLKNKSSASVVFTTYTQKHPSIENGPPFVQPLLNFIWFLLLAVDGGKLTVFTVLCEQYQPSLRRDPMYNEYLDRIGQLFFGVPPKQTSSYGGLLGNLLSSLMGASEQEGEDSQDDSSPIELD; this is translated from the exons ATGGCGGCGGCGGCGATGGCCGAGCAGGAGAGTGCCCGGAACGGCGCCCGGAATCGCGGCGGTGTCCAGCGCGTGGAGGGCAAGTTGCGCGCCAGCGTCGAGAAGGGTGACTACTACGAGGCGCACCAGATGTACCGGACCCTGTTCTTCAG GTACATGTCACAGAGCAAGCACACGGAGGCGCGGGAGCTCATGTGCTCGGGGGCACTCCTGTTCTTCAGCCACGGCCAA CAAAACAGCGCTGCGGACTTGTCCATGTTGGTCTTAGAGTCGCTGGAGAAGGCAGAAGTCGAGGTGGCCGCTGACCTGTTGG AAAATCTGGCTAAACTGTTCAGTCTGATGGACCCGAATTCCCCAGAGCGAGTGGCTTTTGTGTCTCGAGCCCTGAAGTGGTCCAGTGGAGGATCCGGGAAGCTGGGCCACCCCCGTCTCCACCAGCTGCTGGCCCTCACCCTGTGGAAAG AGCAGAACTACTGCGAGTCCCGGTACCACTTCCTGCACTCGGCGGACGGCGAGGGCTGTGCGCACATGCTCGTGGAGTACTCCACGTCCAGGGGCTTCCGCAGCGAGGTGGATATGTTCGTGGCCCAGGCCGTGCTACA GTTTCTCTGTTTAAAGAACAAAAGCAGTGCGTCCGTGGTGTTCACAACGTACACGCAGAAACACCCGTCCATCGAGAACGGCCCTCCGTTTGTGCAGCCTCTGCTAAATTTCATCTGGTTTCTGCTGCTGGCCGTAGATGG GGGCAAACTGACCGTGTTCACGGTGCTGTGTGAGCAGTACCAGCCGTCCCTCCGGCGGGACCCCATGTACAATGAG TACCTGGACCGGATAGGACAGCTGTTCTTTGGGGTGCCGCCCAAGCAGACGTCTTCGTACGGGGGCTTGCTGG GGAACCTTCTGAGCAGCCTCATGGGCGCCTCGGAGCAGGAGGGCGAGGACAGTCAGGACGACAGCAGCCCCATCGAGCTCGACTGA